The Rhodococcus sp. B50 DNA window CGACCACGTTCTCGCCCGCGACGAACGCCTTGAGATCCATGCCTGCGCAGAAGGTACCGCCGGCGCCGGTGAGTACACCCACCGACAGGGAGTCGTCGCCGTCGAGTTCGTCGACCGCCTCGGCGAGGGCGTGACTCACCGCGGCGTTGACCGCATTGCGTGCGTCGGGCCGGTTGATGGTGATGACGAGAACGCGATCGCGTCGTTCGAGCAGGACTACGTCGGACATGGGCATACCTCTCCACTACGGAAAATGCCGGATCATCCCGGTTACAGGCTGTATACCCGACGAGAACCTGTTCCAGGGATCACGACACCCGGACGGCGAGCTGATCGACGAAGCCCTCGTCGTCGATGCGCACCTGATCCCCCGTGCGGAACCAGCCGTCCTCCCTGAACGCGTCGGCCGTCGCGCACGGTTCGCGCCAGTACCGCCGGGCCACGCTCGGCCCGCGACACAGGAGTTCACCGACGCCGTTCTCGGCGTCGGGTCCGAGCAGCGCGACCTCGATCCCGCCGAACGGCACACCGATGCTGCGGGGATGACGAGAGCGATGTTCCGAGGGCAGCAGCAGACCGATCCCTCCCGTCTCTGCGACCCCCCAGCCCCGCACACACCGCGAAGTGGGGAAGGCCGCGCGGAGGTGCCGCCACGGTGCGCGGATCACCCGCGATCCCGAGACCACCACGGTGCCCCCGAACGCGAGCGTGGGCAGCAACTGGACGCTGCATCCGACCGCCGTGGACAGCGGAGCCGTCAGCACGGTCCGGATGCCGTCGCCGCAGAGGTCCATCGCGTGCGCGACGGCTTCGATCGTCGACAGCACGTTGGTGTTGGTCAGTTCGACGCCACGTAGTCCACCACCGGCGACGCGCACGTAGTAGAGCACCGCCAGTTCGTCCGGCGACGCCCCGCCGTCGAGGAAGGCGACGCCGTCGGGGAGGTCGGAGTCCAGGGTCAGCACCGCACCGCTGTGGCCTTCGATCTCCGCTGCCTCCTCCGCGCTGCAGCTGGGGGCGGGGAGCACAGGGACGCCCCCGGCGAGGACCACTCCGAGGAAACCGACGAGCCAGCGGATACCGTTCGGCTGGTTCACCACCACACGGTCGGCGGGACCGACACCCTGGTCGAGGAGGCCACCGGCGACGCGGGCGGCGGCAGCCCACAGTTCGCGGTAGGTGAGCGCGCGACCGCAACGGTCGACCACGGCGACCCGGTTCGCGAAACGCAGCGCACTCCGGTCGAGCAACTCCGCGAGGCACGGCTCGAGGCCGTCGTACTGCAGGATGCCGCTCGCACAGCGAGTGACCCGATCGTCCCGGAGCCAACGACTGCCTGCAGGAATCTCCACTACGGCCACCGACATGCCACCTCCCACCCGGCGTGCGTGCCTGCACTATATGGCGTGGATCACAACCGTGTGAGGAAACTGCGGGTCACGGACACGCTTCAGCCGTACTGCGGACTCTCGTCAGGCCGTCGCCGGCGCCGAGCGGTCCTCCGGTGCACGCTGTTCCTTCTGACTCGCGGGGCGGTCGAAGGCCAGCACGGCCACGAGTCCGATGATCAGGACACCGGCGGGAAGCCACAGGGATTCCGCCATCGCGGCGGCGAACGGCGCGCGCAACGGTTCCGGCAGGACGGACGTCTCCGTCTCCGACGACCCACCGCCCCCGATGCCGTTCGCCGACAGCCGGGCCGCCATCATCGCGCCGAGAGCGGCACTGCCCATCACCGCGCCCACCTGACGCGTCGTGTTGTACACACCGGAGCCCGCGCCCGCGCGACTCGGCGCGAGCCCGTTCGTCGCGGTGGCCGACAGCGGAGACCAGATCCCCGCGTTCGCGATACCGATCAGGGCGATCGGCAGCAGCAACTGCCAGATCTCCGCGTCGGGGGTCATCACCAGGGCGAGCCATCCCAGCCCGACGACGAGCAGCGAGAATCCGGTGCCTGCGATCAGTCGCGGGTGGAGACGGTCGACGAGCCTGCCCACGAGCGGCGCGAGCACACCGCTGAACACCGCCATCGGCACCATGAGCAGTGCGGCACCGGTAGGACTCAGACCACGCACCGACTGGGCGTAGAACATGATGGGCAGCATGACGCCGGTGATGGCGAAGCCCATCGTCGCGATGCCGATGTTCGCGAGGCCGAAGTTACGGTCGTGGAACAGCGACAGCGGCACGAGCGGTTCTCCCCGGTTGCGTGACTGCTGCGC harbors:
- a CDS encoding DHA2 family efflux MFS transporter permease subunit; this encodes MSDGARWAALGALCLGFFMILVDSTIVAVANPAIMRTFGADIAAVVWVTSAYLLAYAVPLLVTGRLGDRLGQRRVYLAGLVLFTIASLWCGFSSTIEMLIVARVFQGFGAALMSPQTMAVVTRIFPRERRGTAMGLWGAVAGVATLVGPLAGGVLVDGLGWEWIFFVNVPVGIIGFALAVRYVPVLPTSPHRFDVLGMLLSGAGLFCLVFGIQEGNSFEWTTRVWLLIVAGIALLAVFVAQQSRNRGEPLVPLSLFHDRNFGLANIGIATMGFAITGVMLPIMFYAQSVRGLSPTGAALLMVPMAVFSGVLAPLVGRLVDRLHPRLIAGTGFSLLVVGLGWLALVMTPDAEIWQLLLPIALIGIANAGIWSPLSATATNGLAPSRAGAGSGVYNTTRQVGAVMGSAALGAMMAARLSANGIGGGGSSETETSVLPEPLRAPFAAAMAESLWLPAGVLIIGLVAVLAFDRPASQKEQRAPEDRSAPATA
- a CDS encoding class I adenylate-forming enzyme family protein, whose product is MEIPAGSRWLRDDRVTRCASGILQYDGLEPCLAELLDRSALRFANRVAVVDRCGRALTYRELWAAAARVAGGLLDQGVGPADRVVVNQPNGIRWLVGFLGVVLAGGVPVLPAPSCSAEEAAEIEGHSGAVLTLDSDLPDGVAFLDGGASPDELAVLYYVRVAGGGLRGVELTNTNVLSTIEAVAHAMDLCGDGIRTVLTAPLSTAVGCSVQLLPTLAFGGTVVVSGSRVIRAPWRHLRAAFPTSRCVRGWGVAETGGIGLLLPSEHRSRHPRSIGVPFGGIEVALLGPDAENGVGELLCRGPSVARRYWREPCATADAFREDGWFRTGDQVRIDDEGFVDQLAVRVS